The following is a genomic window from Onthophagus taurus isolate NC chromosome 1, IU_Otau_3.0, whole genome shotgun sequence.
ATTTAAGATTCTGTTAAGTCAAATTAATCTATGTCCAGAAAAAGCTGTTACTATAACATTAGCATGTTGCTATTTGCACAACTTTTTACGACATAAAAATGTAGAGTGTTACTTCCAAGGCGGCATAgatgttgaaaatataaataccGGAGAGTTTACAAATGCTGATTGGAGAGCAGATCCTACGTTACAAACACTACAACCACTTCAAGGGAGAAACAGTACAACAACAGCAAAAGAAGTAAGAGCACAGTTTTGTAATTACTTTAATACTGTTGGAGCTGTTCCGTGGCAGGACAACATTATATCTTAACTATAAATTATCTGTTTTTCACAGTTGtgcttaaaaatatattactttttaaataaattatttcaaaataataacagcatttaaataataactgATTTGATTACTTACCCTGCCTCCATTTTCAGTCTCTTGGGGCTCGTCCATGGTAGAAGTCCCTGGTAATTGACTTTCTTGGTCTCTGAGGAAAtctaattctttaaaataccATAAACTTGGTTCATAAAGATTTTCGGTGCCTGTGTCAGATCTATAGCTGGCCACTACTTTTTTCAATTCCCTCCGATACGCAGTAcgcaaaacatttattttctttcgcACCATCTCTCTATCGGCGCTAGGTTCTATTTCCTTTAACTTTTCGGTTAGTTTTTCATTCGCGACGTTCTTCTTGTTTCTATTTTTGTACACATCACTCTTCACTTTCCACACTTCTGGCAACTGGCGATATagattaataaattcgctCCAAAAGTCTttgttgtttataaagttcgccattttaaaattatcagtaCTACTAGTGTGTGGCGTATGCGGAACTTGTCCAAACCTGCCCTTAACTGTACAACCTCTCGAGCCAGGATCCATATATGATGCAATAGTTGCACAACGTCATCCGTTGcgcaattaatttcaaacaattttgaatttctacAACTTGTTGCGCATCACGTTGAACAACACCATACACCATACAATTTTTGCACAACAGCCTGCACAGGCTGTTGTGCAATTTGTTCGCAGGTGTATGGGCCCTTTTATGGATGTAAAGAAGACGGTTCCAGTCATATCTTGTGGACAGATCTCAACATACAAAGATTAATGGTAATATATCTGGCGGTATTCTTCTAGTCAAGCAAGCTGTTCCACAGGGAAGTGTTTTGGGCCTATactattcaatttatttactgCAGACATGCCAAGTGTTCATCAATACGCGGATGACGCGCAGATTTATATCTCTTGTGATATTATCAGTGTTGATGACACGGTGCGCTTGCTTAACACtgatttaatgaatatttgcGAGTGGTGTTCTGCTAACGGGTTAATTCTTAACGCGAAAAAAACTATTTGTATGTGCGTCGGGTCGGCCAACATTTGCAGAAGAGCAATCGATAATTTATCGATTCCCATACACCTCAATGGAACTGTCTTAGCGTTCTCTGATTCGACTAACTACCTAAGTCTTACTGTCGGCAGTAATCTTAATTTTGCGGAACATGTAAATAAGAAAATCAGTGTGTGCTACTATAAGTTAAAatctttatataaatttaaatcattgtTGTCATCACAATTGAAATGGAGACTTGTTAACTCCTTAATTCTAAGTGAACTTGATTACTGTAGTAacgtttactacaattttctttcagctactttaaaaaatcgtatttaatATGATTATCCAGATGTGGTgttcttaactttttttttaactctaatgaatttttaatgtccTAATCATTCATTGAATTAAGATTAATCAAAGGTCTATTGagaaattttgataatgagTATATGggttcattaattttattaacaatatatcTCAACGGCTTGTCttgtttatgaattttaattaatgcaTGAATTCTTGGTGTTATAAAATGTGTTGGTGCCAATTTTCACTtcaaaataagtaataaaacaGCATTGTGTCATCATGCTGTATTAGTAAACCATAAGTTTGACTTTGAAAACTCCATAATACTTATTGCAAATAATAATACcataacaagaaaaaatttagaatcaatttatatgtataacaaaaaatatcaaccATGCAGTCAATTTCAAAACTGATATTGGAAAGATATATAAAGTGAGAGATAAAAAAGACGATTGGGAGTTGAAGATAGTA
Proteins encoded in this region:
- the LOC139431452 gene encoding uncharacterized protein, which encodes MDPGSRGCTVKGRFGQVPHTPHTSSTDNFKMANFINNKDFWSEFINLYRQLPEVWKVKSDVYKNRNKKNVANEKLTEKLKEIEPSADREMVRKKINVLRTAYRRELKKVVASYRSDTGTENLYEPSLWYFKELDFLRDQESQLPGTSTMDEPQETENGGRHNCEKQIIYS